A DNA window from Mercenaria mercenaria strain notata unplaced genomic scaffold, MADL_Memer_1 contig_4723, whole genome shotgun sequence contains the following coding sequences:
- the LOC128554108 gene encoding uncharacterized protein LOC128554108, with product MTCLKLAYVNVHVVSYSLSNILLYFKINISYDAGPSSADEDSAFERPEDQTRKVFRAIDEIANRYRVKHMLQLLHEPLGESVLKAAKQQNVDMIIIGRKHGKSNDLGATTNFIAFQSDVPVLIYKYIDTESDNNNSKDYKRQRSESFSDKVKAMLKIH from the exons ATGACATGCCTTAAGTTAGCTTATGTTAATGTTCATGTAGTTTCATATTCTTTAAGCAACATacttttgtactttaaaataaatatttcctatGATGCAGGTCCGTCGTCAGCAGATGAAGATTCAGCGTTCGAACGCCCTGAAGATCAAACAAGAAAAGTGTTTAGAGCCATTGATGAAATTGCAAACAGATATAga GTTAAACATATGCTACAACTTTTACACGAACCACTTGGCGAATCAGTGTTGAAGGCTgccaaacaacaaaatgttgacATGATTATTATAGGTCGGAAACATGGAAAGTCAAACGACCTTGGTGCTACAACGAACTTCATCGCTTTTCAGTCAGATGTACCCGTGCTTATCTACAAATACATAGATACCGAATCGGATAACAATAATTCCAAAGACTATAAAAGACAGAGATCAGAAAGTTTTAGTGACAAGGTCAAGGCGATGTTGAAAATACACTGA